A window from Solanum stenotomum isolate F172 chromosome 5, ASM1918654v1, whole genome shotgun sequence encodes these proteins:
- the LOC125864853 gene encoding E3 ubiquitin-protein ligase MBR2-like isoform X2 — protein MTHMQGDRSVLDSFPENIDLNQGSVSNNASMDATAPWDSFRNPVENRLSNPLLSPSGRNPSYVNGVNYNAQRFSGWDQGESSSTANLHDRTRGSDLKIGQGWTSSSNDYVMINPRSEHRFEPSNVFSASGYGGNHVIGRPPSVSSSLTLDHSPVNANLSGGYNNDDGRLVMRTSVPPLHKSDRSEAVRPPAFGASDDSGTFTGGSSSSNARPENTVQHNYPSSNNASSSLNILPRSANMQNVGYLENTYPRNGVGISMSASDVFPPLSAGGIAESSARNFGAIANLVNQDLITSGLLPIGTTVGHSSVSPAHVPPGSASVTSSLDSRQPLALPMNSGNLGSQSHMMQVPGFSRGFHSFPWDASPSSRGGSSSMISGDRGASLGDEANFSTVRNNGESHPFVPVPETRNMVLDPTNWSLATANATSSRNIPSSAVGPGSRARNSPTAWANQNSATTSYDGLPEFAPWVLFPSGEPESGSQRGHSSLLPSAASSSEDPVMSSRYSSRGNRQPHRRSSLMVDPGDDVDGWRALAADVEGRHRLIRQVLNAMRRVENLRSEDYMVVDPFINGVAEFHDRHRAMRLDVDNMSYEELLALEERIGNVNTGLSEETISVNMKQRKHGSVRGRSSSNLEPCCICQEEYTAGDIMGMLNCGHEFHTNCIKQWLVLKNTCPICKMTALET, from the exons ATGACCCACATGCAAGGGGACAGAAGTGTTTTGGACTCCTTTCCAGAAAACATTGATCTTAATCAGGGATCCGTTTCAAATAATGCTTCCATGGATGCGACAGCTCCCTGGGATAGCTTTCGGAATCCAGTAGAGAATCGATTGTCAAATCCCTTGCTTTCTCCTTCTGGAAGAAATCCTAGTTATGTTAATGGTGTTAATTATAATGCTCAAAGATTTAGTGGCTGGGATCAAGGTGAATCCAGCTCCACTGCTAATTTGCATGACCGCACACGTGGCAGTGACTTGAAAATAGGACAAGGTTGGACTTCTTCATCAAatgattatgttatgattaATCCAAGGTCAGAACACCGATTTGAACCTTCCAATGTCTTTTCTGCAAGCGGTTATGGTGGCAATCATGTAATTGGCAGGCCTCCTAGTGTATCATCAAGCCTTACCTTGGATCATAGTCCAGTAAATGCTAATTTGAGTGGTGGATACAATAATGATGATGGTCGTCTGGTCATGCGAACAAGTGTACCTCCACTTCACAAATCTGATAGGTCGGAAGCGGTGCGTCCTCCGGCTTTTGGTGCATCTGATGACAGTGGTACCTTTACAG GTGGAAGTTCAAGCTCCAATGCAAGACCTGAGAACACTGTACAGCATAACTATCCAAGTAGTAATAATGCTTCGAGCAGCTTAAACATACTACCCCGTTCTGCAAATATGCAGAATGTTGGTTATCTGGAGAATACTTATCCAAGAAATGGGGTTGGTATAAGTATGTCTGCTTCTGATGTATTTCCTCCATTAAGTGCTGGTGGAATTGCAGAAAGCTCTGCAAGAAATTTTGGTGCTATAGCAAATCTTGTGAATCAGGATCTCATTACATCTGGTTTACTTCCGATTGGCACTACTGTAGGGCATTCTAGTGTCAGCCCTGCCCATGTGCCACCTGGATCTGCCTCAGTAACAAGCTCTTTGGACTCGAGACAACCACTTGCACTGCCAATGAATTCAGGTAACCTTGGAAGCCAGTCTCACATGATGCAAGTTCCTGGTTTTTCTAGAGGTTTTCACTCATTTCCCTGGGATGCATCTCCTAGTTCACGAGGCGGTAGTTCATCAATGATTTCTGGAGATAGAGGCGCTTCATTGGGAGATGAAGCTAACTTCAGTACTGTCAGAAATAATGGGGAGTCCCATCCATTTGTTCCTGTTCCTGAGACAAGAAATATGGTACTTGACCCCACAAATTGGAGCTTAGCTACTGCGAATGCAACCTCTTCTAGAAATATTCCTAGCTCTGCAGTGGGTCCTGGTTCAAGAGCACGTAATTCTCCTACTGCATGGGCTAATCAGAATTCAGCAACTACTAGCTATGATGGATTACCAGAATTTGCTCCTTGGGTTCTCTTCCCATCAGGTGAGCCCGAGTCTGGAAGTCAGAGAGGTCATTCTTCTCTGCTGCCTTCAGCTGCTTCTTCCTCAGAGGATCCAGTGATGTCTTCCCGATATAGTAGCCGGGGTAACCGTCAACCACATCGTAGATCGAGTTTGATGGTTGATCCAGGTGATGATGTGGATGGTTGGCGTGCTTTAGCTGCTGATGTTGAGGGTCGACACAGACTG ATTCGTCAAGTCCTGAATGCCATGCGGAGAGTCGAAAACTTGAGATCAGAG GATTATATGGTGGTTGATCCATTTATCAATGGAGTTGCTGAGTTCCATGATAGGCATAGGGCCATGAGGCTCGACGTTGATAATATGTCCTATGAG GAACTATTGGCTTTGGAAGAACGTATAGGAAATGTAAACACAGGCTTGAGTGAAGAAACAATTTCGGTCAATATGAAACAGCGGAAGCATGGGTCTGTACGTGGACGGTCCTCATCCAACTTGGAACCTTGTTGTATATGTCAG GAGGAATACACAGCTGGAGATATCATGGGCATGTTGAATTGTGGGCATGAATTCCATACTAATTGCATTAAGCAGTGGTTGGTCCTGAAGAATACCTGTCCCATATGTAAGATGACTGCCTTGGAAACTTGA
- the LOC125864853 gene encoding E3 ubiquitin-protein ligase MBR2-like isoform X1, translating into MTHMQGDRSVLDSFPENIDLNQGSVSNNASMDATAPWDSFRNPVENRLSNPLLSPSGRNPSYVNGVNYNAQRFSGWDQGESSSTANLHDRTRGSDLKIGQGWTSSSNDYVMINPRSEHRFEPSNVFSASGYGGNHVIGRPPSVSSSLTLDHSPVNANLSGGYNNDDGRLVMRTSVPPLHKSDRSEAVRPPAFGASDDSGTFTGSSGYLTGKSNVSSSSMDNWGSSCKRKAIEGNSGHSFAGGSSSSNARPENTVQHNYPSSNNASSSLNILPRSANMQNVGYLENTYPRNGVGISMSASDVFPPLSAGGIAESSARNFGAIANLVNQDLITSGLLPIGTTVGHSSVSPAHVPPGSASVTSSLDSRQPLALPMNSGNLGSQSHMMQVPGFSRGFHSFPWDASPSSRGGSSSMISGDRGASLGDEANFSTVRNNGESHPFVPVPETRNMVLDPTNWSLATANATSSRNIPSSAVGPGSRARNSPTAWANQNSATTSYDGLPEFAPWVLFPSGEPESGSQRGHSSLLPSAASSSEDPVMSSRYSSRGNRQPHRRSSLMVDPGDDVDGWRALAADVEGRHRLIRQVLNAMRRVENLRSEDYMVVDPFINGVAEFHDRHRAMRLDVDNMSYEELLALEERIGNVNTGLSEETISVNMKQRKHGSVRGRSSSNLEPCCICQEEYTAGDIMGMLNCGHEFHTNCIKQWLVLKNTCPICKMTALET; encoded by the exons ATGACCCACATGCAAGGGGACAGAAGTGTTTTGGACTCCTTTCCAGAAAACATTGATCTTAATCAGGGATCCGTTTCAAATAATGCTTCCATGGATGCGACAGCTCCCTGGGATAGCTTTCGGAATCCAGTAGAGAATCGATTGTCAAATCCCTTGCTTTCTCCTTCTGGAAGAAATCCTAGTTATGTTAATGGTGTTAATTATAATGCTCAAAGATTTAGTGGCTGGGATCAAGGTGAATCCAGCTCCACTGCTAATTTGCATGACCGCACACGTGGCAGTGACTTGAAAATAGGACAAGGTTGGACTTCTTCATCAAatgattatgttatgattaATCCAAGGTCAGAACACCGATTTGAACCTTCCAATGTCTTTTCTGCAAGCGGTTATGGTGGCAATCATGTAATTGGCAGGCCTCCTAGTGTATCATCAAGCCTTACCTTGGATCATAGTCCAGTAAATGCTAATTTGAGTGGTGGATACAATAATGATGATGGTCGTCTGGTCATGCGAACAAGTGTACCTCCACTTCACAAATCTGATAGGTCGGAAGCGGTGCGTCCTCCGGCTTTTGGTGCATCTGATGACAGTGGTACCTTTACAGGTAGTTCTGGTTATTTGACAGGGAAAAGTAATGTATCAAGTTCTTCTATGGATAATTGGGGTTCATCTTGCAAGCGGAAGGCTATTGAAGGCAATTCTGGACATTCTTTTGCAGGTGGAAGTTCAAGCTCCAATGCAAGACCTGAGAACACTGTACAGCATAACTATCCAAGTAGTAATAATGCTTCGAGCAGCTTAAACATACTACCCCGTTCTGCAAATATGCAGAATGTTGGTTATCTGGAGAATACTTATCCAAGAAATGGGGTTGGTATAAGTATGTCTGCTTCTGATGTATTTCCTCCATTAAGTGCTGGTGGAATTGCAGAAAGCTCTGCAAGAAATTTTGGTGCTATAGCAAATCTTGTGAATCAGGATCTCATTACATCTGGTTTACTTCCGATTGGCACTACTGTAGGGCATTCTAGTGTCAGCCCTGCCCATGTGCCACCTGGATCTGCCTCAGTAACAAGCTCTTTGGACTCGAGACAACCACTTGCACTGCCAATGAATTCAGGTAACCTTGGAAGCCAGTCTCACATGATGCAAGTTCCTGGTTTTTCTAGAGGTTTTCACTCATTTCCCTGGGATGCATCTCCTAGTTCACGAGGCGGTAGTTCATCAATGATTTCTGGAGATAGAGGCGCTTCATTGGGAGATGAAGCTAACTTCAGTACTGTCAGAAATAATGGGGAGTCCCATCCATTTGTTCCTGTTCCTGAGACAAGAAATATGGTACTTGACCCCACAAATTGGAGCTTAGCTACTGCGAATGCAACCTCTTCTAGAAATATTCCTAGCTCTGCAGTGGGTCCTGGTTCAAGAGCACGTAATTCTCCTACTGCATGGGCTAATCAGAATTCAGCAACTACTAGCTATGATGGATTACCAGAATTTGCTCCTTGGGTTCTCTTCCCATCAGGTGAGCCCGAGTCTGGAAGTCAGAGAGGTCATTCTTCTCTGCTGCCTTCAGCTGCTTCTTCCTCAGAGGATCCAGTGATGTCTTCCCGATATAGTAGCCGGGGTAACCGTCAACCACATCGTAGATCGAGTTTGATGGTTGATCCAGGTGATGATGTGGATGGTTGGCGTGCTTTAGCTGCTGATGTTGAGGGTCGACACAGACTG ATTCGTCAAGTCCTGAATGCCATGCGGAGAGTCGAAAACTTGAGATCAGAG GATTATATGGTGGTTGATCCATTTATCAATGGAGTTGCTGAGTTCCATGATAGGCATAGGGCCATGAGGCTCGACGTTGATAATATGTCCTATGAG GAACTATTGGCTTTGGAAGAACGTATAGGAAATGTAAACACAGGCTTGAGTGAAGAAACAATTTCGGTCAATATGAAACAGCGGAAGCATGGGTCTGTACGTGGACGGTCCTCATCCAACTTGGAACCTTGTTGTATATGTCAG GAGGAATACACAGCTGGAGATATCATGGGCATGTTGAATTGTGGGCATGAATTCCATACTAATTGCATTAAGCAGTGGTTGGTCCTGAAGAATACCTGTCCCATATGTAAGATGACTGCCTTGGAAACTTGA